Proteins encoded within one genomic window of Oncorhynchus masou masou isolate Uvic2021 chromosome 1, UVic_Omas_1.1, whole genome shotgun sequence:
- the LOC135549447 gene encoding ras-related protein Rab-27A-like encodes MSDGDYDYLIKFLALGDSGVGKTSFLYQYTDKKFNSKFITTVGIDFREKRVVYKSNGPEGAAGRGQRIHVQLWDTAGQERFRSLTTAFFRDAMGFLLLFDLTNEQSFLNVRNWMSQLQMHAYCENPDVVLCGNKCDLQEQRAVREDEARELAEKYGIPYFETSAANGQFVSQAVDVLLDLIMKRMERCVDKSWIPDGTVRSNGHSGHTDITEPKTQEKGKCAC; translated from the exons ATGTCTGATGGGGACTATGATTACCTCATCAAATTCCTAGCCCTTGGTGATTCTGGAGTGGGGAAAACCAGCTTTCTGTACCAGTACACAGACAAAAAGTTTAACTCCAAATTCATCACTACAGTGGGCATTGATTTCAGAGAAAAACGAGTG gtatACAAATCAAATGGTCCAGAAGGGGCAGCAGGCAGAGGACAGAGGATTCATGTTCAGCTGTGGGACACGGCAGGGCAGGAGAG GTTTCGGAGTTTGACAACAGCTTTCTTCCGAGATGCGATgggcttcctcctcctctttgacctcaccaatGAGCAGAGTTTCCTTAATGTCAGAAATTGGATGA GTCAATTACAGATGCATGCTTACTGTGAGAATCCAGATGTTGTTCTCTGTGGCAACAAGTGTGACCTGCAGGAGCAGAGGGCAGTCCGTGAAGATGAGGCCCGTGAGTTGGCAGAGAAGTATGG AATCCCTTACTTTGAGACAAGTGCAGCTAACGGGCAGTTTGTTAGCCAGGCTGTGGATGTCCTGCTGGACCTCATCATGAAGAGAATGGAGCGCTGTGTGGACAAGTCCTGGATCCCTGATGGAACCGTGCGATCCAACGGACACAGTGGTCACACAGACATCACAGAGCCCAAGACCCAGGAGAAGGGCAAATGTGCTTGTTAG
- the pigb gene encoding GPI mannosyltransferase 3, with protein MEKIRARLNIGSKAEPVKLRKRKSQLYSKEETCPLDNGVLGVTVFTVAFRLINCFLVQTSFVPDEYWQSLEIAHFMVFDYGYLTWEWTAGIRGFSYPLFFAAIYKILHFFTYDAVQLLVWLPRVVQALLSALADIKLYCLIQSLEHSDVAKWTYLCQLCSWFTWYCCTRTLTNTMETTLTTLALYYYPLSGSKTHSSTKYLILVALAVIVRPTALIVWLPLLVYHFWQEDNKLKLITHLCLPIGALTLGISTLIDCIFYGKWTLVQYNFLKFNVFHNVAEFYGSHPWHWYFTQGFVVVIGPHLPFFLYGCTLASKRYRIMLITIVWTVMVYSCLAHKEFRFIYPVLPFCMVFCGIALVNLRTWRRPAACALLVSNLVPALYTGLLHQRGTLDVMGHLQTLCDDRDPSTPPLPEVLFLMPCHSTPFYSHIHCPMKMRFLECPPDLTGDKRYVDEAERFFADPHHWLRTSFPYKSMLPTHLVFFDVLEMELSAFLDRNRFMRSREIFHTHVPEGRVGKSILVYQRH; from the exons ATGGAAAAGATTCGTGCACGCTTAAATATCGGAAGCAAAGCAGAGCCTGTTAAACTGAGGAAACGAAAATCCCAACTATATAGTAAAGAAGAAACATGTCCTCTTGATAATG GTGTATTGGGGGTCACTGTCTTCACTGTGGCATTTCGTCTCATCAACTGCTTCCTAGTCCAGACCAGCTTTGTCCCAGATGAATACTGGCAGTCCCTCGAAATCGCACATTTTATGGTTTTTGA CTATGGCTATTTGACGTGGGAGTGGACAGCAGGTATAAGAGGGTTCTCCTACCCTCTCTTCTTTGCAGCTATATATAAGATTTTGCACTTCTTCACCTATGACGCAGTTCAACTCTTG GTATGGCTACCTCGAGTTGTGCAGGCACTGCTTTCTGCACTGGCTGATATTAAACTCTACTGTCTTATCCAATCACTGGAGCATTCTGACGTTGCCAAATGGACG TACCTCTGCCAGCTCTGTTCTTGGTTCACATGGTACTGCTGCACCAGGACCCTGACCAACACCATGGAGACCACACTCACAACTCTGgctctctattactatcctctGTCTGGCTCTAAAACACACAGCAG TACAAAATATTTGATCCTGGTTGCCTTGGCAGTCATTGTTCGTCCAACAGCCTTGATTGTGTGGCTTCCTCTGTTGGTTTACCACTTCTGGCAGGAAGATAACAAGCTGAAACTCATAACTCACCTTTGCCTTCCCATTGG GGCTTTAACTCTTGGGATTTCGACACTGATTGACTGCATTTTCTATGGAAAG TGGACCCTGGTGCAGTACAACTTCCTTAAGTTTAATGTTTTTCACAACGTGGCTGAGTTCTATGGCTCTCATCCATGGCACTGGTACTTTACTCAGGGTTTTGTGGTTGTCATTGGCCCTCATCTTCCTTTCTTCCTGTATGGATGCACACTGGCTTCAAAAAGATACAGAATCATGTTAATAACAATAGTCTGGACAGTAATGGTTTACAG TTGTCTTGCGCACAAGGAGTTCAGATTCATCTACCCTGTTTTGCCTTTCTGCATGGTATTTTGTG GGATAGCTTTGGTGAATCTGAGAACCTGGAGACGGCCTGCCGCATGTGCCTTATTGGTCTCCAACCTAGTCCCAGCCCTGTACACAGGACTGCTTCACCAGCGAGGCACACTGGATGTTATGGGTCACCTCCAGACCCTGTGTGATGACAGAGATCCTTCAACACCTCCACTGCCTGAAGTCCTCTTTCTAATGCCCTGTCACTCTACACCTTTCTACAG TCACATCCACTGTCCAATGAAGATGCGTTTCCTAGAATGTCCACCAGATCTCACAGGAGACAAGCGCTATGTCGATGAAGCTGAGAGATTCTTCGCTGATCCTCATCATTGGTTGAGGACCTCATTTCCTTATAAGTCAATGCTGCCAACCCACCTGGTGTTCTTTGATGTTTTGGAGATG GAGCTCTCTGCATTCTTGGACAGGAATAGATTTATGAGAAGTAGAGAAATATTCCACACTCACGTTCCGGAAGGCCGAGTTGGAAAAAGCATCCTAGTTTATCAAAGGCACTGA